The following proteins come from a genomic window of Alphaproteobacteria bacterium:
- a CDS encoding acyl carrier protein yields MSRASIKSKVINMIASAAELEKDSITEKSQFNSDIILESLTFAELLMECEEEFDLDIPMEDALDFKTVKDLVDYLYMKKSGTKVAKESL; encoded by the coding sequence GTGTCGAGAGCTTCTATTAAATCAAAGGTGATCAATATGATCGCAAGCGCTGCTGAACTCGAAAAAGATTCTATTACAGAGAAATCACAATTTAATTCAGATATTATATTGGAAAGCCTTACATTTGCAGAGTTGCTTATGGAATGCGAAGAAGAGTTTGATCTTGATATTCCAATGGAGGATGCGCTAGACTTTAAAACCGTTAAAGATTTGGTGGATTATCTGTATATGAAAAAATCAGGAACGAAAGTTGCTAAAGAATCTCTTTAG
- the rplD gene encoding 50S ribosomal protein L4, giving the protein MTVAKKKTEWNSIDLSKVSFLKDLKSLKVRDDILARVVRWQLAKRRAGTHETKEEAEVRGSGKKLFRQKGTGRARQGGRRAPHMRGGAIIFGPQMRDHSFSLQKKVRRLGLLHAIAYKLQNDNLSVVESLQLGSFKTKELEQNLKALTPSNKVLFVDEQNDNLVLGSRNCIGVDVLPVIGLNVYDILNHDALIFSKDALSKVEKRLSSDD; this is encoded by the coding sequence ATGACTGTAGCAAAGAAGAAAACAGAATGGAATTCTATAGATCTTTCGAAAGTGTCATTTTTGAAAGACCTAAAATCTCTTAAAGTAAGAGATGATATTTTGGCGCGTGTTGTAAGATGGCAGCTTGCAAAAAGAAGAGCTGGAACACACGAGACAAAAGAAGAAGCTGAGGTTCGTGGTAGCGGAAAGAAATTATTCCGACAAAAAGGAACAGGCCGCGCTCGTCAAGGTGGAAGGCGTGCACCACACATGAGAGGTGGAGCGATTATTTTTGGTCCGCAGATGCGCGATCATTCCTTTAGCCTACAAAAGAAAGTGCGTCGTTTGGGTCTTTTGCATGCCATTGCATACAAACTACAAAACGATAACTTGAGTGTAGTGGAAAGTTTGCAACTAGGTTCGTTTAAAACAAAAGAGCTTGAGCAAAATTTGAAAGCTCTAACGCCATCTAATAAAGTTTTATTTGTAGATGAGCAAAACGATAACTTGGTTTTAGGGTCAAGAAATTGCATCGGCGTTGACGTTCTTCCAGTTATAGGACTTAACGTTTATGATATTTTGAATCATGATGCGTTGATCTTTTCCAAAGATGCGCTCAGCAAAGTAGAGAAGAGGCTTAGTTCAGATGATTAA
- the rplB gene encoding 50S ribosomal protein L2 → MLKYSKPITPGSRSYIYTDRSGLSKDRPHRALTEYHHRAKGRNNAGRITSRHLGGGHKRLYRIIDFKRDVRDIEGVITKIEYDPNRTCYIALVEYSNKEVRYILAPHSLNVGDKIIASSKKVDPNVGCAMPLREIPVGLNIHNIELKIGKGGQVARSAGVYATLMAKDSTNATIKLKSGEMRFVNLECFATIGTLSNPDHKNTQVGKAGRSRWKGKRPSVRGVAMNPVDHPHGGGEGKTGGGRHPVSPWGKLTKGKKTRHNKRTQKMILRHRGKK, encoded by the coding sequence ATGCTCAAGTATAGTAAACCAATAACTCCTGGATCAAGGAGTTATATTTATACAGATCGTTCTGGGTTGTCAAAAGACAGGCCGCATAGAGCACTGACAGAGTATCATCATAGAGCAAAGGGACGCAACAACGCAGGTCGTATTACATCAAGGCATCTTGGTGGAGGTCATAAGCGTCTTTATCGTATTATCGATTTTAAAAGAGATGTACGTGACATTGAAGGCGTGATTACGAAAATTGAGTATGATCCTAACCGCACATGTTATATTGCGCTTGTTGAATACTCAAATAAAGAAGTGCGTTACATTTTAGCGCCACATTCTTTAAATGTAGGTGATAAAATTATAGCCTCTTCTAAGAAAGTGGACCCAAATGTTGGTTGTGCTATGCCACTTCGCGAAATTCCAGTTGGTCTCAATATTCATAACATTGAACTTAAGATTGGAAAAGGTGGTCAGGTTGCAAGATCAGCAGGTGTTTATGCAACGCTCATGGCGAAAGATTCTACGAACGCAACAATCAAATTAAAATCTGGAGAGATGCGTTTTGTAAATTTAGAGTGTTTTGCAACGATAGGAACTCTTTCAAACCCAGATCACAAAAACACGCAAGTTGGAAAAGCCGGAAGAAGCCGCTGGAAGGGTAAAAGACCTTCTGTTCGTGGTGTGGCGATGAACCCAGTTGATCACCCTCATGGTGGTGGTGAAGGTAAGACAGGTGGTGGCAGACACCCTGTTTCTCCTTGGGGTAAATTGACAAAAGGCAAGAAAACGCGACATAATAAAAGGACACAAAAAATGATTTTAAGACATAGAGGGAAGAAATAA
- a CDS encoding nucleoside deaminase, whose product MKEYFDFLIQHIKESALDKEAVPIAALLVYHGRIISHHVNGRDPLEHAEMRVLKEGQEKLGAKLKDAVLYVTLEPCEMCKAAISLSGVKKVYFGAYNDKSVVDKNIAYYGGFCEEKCSALLKDFFKNKRPS is encoded by the coding sequence ATGAAAGAATATTTTGATTTCCTAATTCAACATATAAAAGAAAGTGCGCTAGATAAAGAAGCTGTGCCTATTGCAGCGCTCCTTGTTTATCACGGTCGGATTATTTCTCACCATGTAAATGGTCGAGATCCATTAGAGCATGCAGAGATGCGTGTTTTGAAAGAAGGGCAAGAAAAATTAGGCGCAAAACTTAAGGATGCAGTTTTATACGTGACGCTGGAGCCATGTGAAATGTGCAAAGCTGCCATTTCATTATCCGGTGTGAAAAAAGTGTACTTTGGAGCTTATAATGACAAAAGTGTTGTGGATAAAAATATCGCGTATTATGGTGGATTTTGTGAAGAAAAATGCAGCGCTTTATTAAAAGATTTTTTTAAAAACAAAAGACCCTCTTGA
- the rpsJ gene encoding 30S ribosomal protein S10 produces the protein MAKSAIKISLRAYDHKMLDHSIKEIVSTAKRAGGTIVGPISLPTRIRRYTVNRSPHIDKKSREQFEVRTHKRLLKIDATDMQVMDSLTKMQLPSGVNVKIALDKKGA, from the coding sequence ATGGCAAAATCGGCGATCAAAATTTCGTTGAGAGCATATGATCATAAAATGTTAGATCATTCCATCAAGGAAATTGTGAGCACGGCAAAAAGAGCGGGTGGTACAATTGTAGGCCCAATTTCTTTGCCAACACGTATTCGGAGATATACGGTTAACCGTTCTCCGCATATTGATAAAAAATCCAGAGAGCAATTTGAAGTCCGCACGCATAAGAGATTATTAAAGATTGATGCAACGGATATGCAAGTCATGGACAGTTTGACAAAAATGCAACTGCCTTCTGGTGTAAATGTAAAAATAGCATTAGATAAAAAAGGAGCATAA
- the rplV gene encoding 50S ribosomal protein L22 — translation MYKASLLNLRVSPRKANQVVSMVRGMPVFQAMRSLDFCSKRIAKDISKLIRSAMSNAENNFNADIDNLKVAEIWVGRATPMRRLRWRAKGRGDMIERPFSNVYVTLEERKA, via the coding sequence ATGTATAAAGCATCTTTATTGAATTTACGCGTATCTCCAAGAAAGGCAAACCAAGTGGTTTCTATGGTTCGCGGTATGCCTGTGTTTCAGGCGATGAGATCACTTGATTTTTGCAGCAAAAGAATCGCAAAGGATATTAGCAAATTGATACGCTCTGCTATGTCTAATGCAGAAAACAATTTTAATGCCGACATTGATAATTTGAAAGTCGCGGAAATTTGGGTTGGGCGCGCAACGCCAATGAGACGACTAAGATGGCGAGCAAAAGGACGCGGAGATATGATCGAAAGACCATTTTCGAATGTATACGTGACTTTAGAAGAAAGGAAGGCGTAA
- the rpsS gene encoding 30S ribosomal protein S19 encodes MARSVWKGPFVDPSLIKKVKKFKETGGKGAIKTWSRRSTIIPEFVGLNFAVHNGKNFVPVFIVENMVGCKLGEFSPTRVFHGHAGSDKKGKR; translated from the coding sequence ATGGCTAGATCGGTTTGGAAGGGGCCGTTCGTGGACCCATCATTAATTAAAAAAGTGAAGAAGTTCAAAGAAACAGGCGGAAAAGGTGCTATTAAGACATGGTCACGTCGCTCTACAATTATTCCTGAATTTGTTGGCTTAAATTTTGCGGTGCACAACGGTAAAAATTTTGTACCTGTATTTATTGTTGAAAACATGGTTGGTTGCAAGCTTGGGGAGTTTTCCCCGACACGTGTGTTTCACGGGCATGCTGGAAGCGATAAGAAAGGGAAGCGGTAA
- a CDS encoding 50S ribosomal protein L23 → MITEKALKDAGIYDVDKNSEQVLVFRVDPKSTKDQIKRVVENIYDVKVKSVNTLNQSGKVKFFKQRKGKRSDFKKAYVMLEKGSRIELDLFKKEGENAQV, encoded by the coding sequence ATGATCACAGAAAAGGCGTTAAAAGACGCTGGAATCTATGATGTTGATAAGAATTCAGAGCAAGTTTTAGTTTTTCGCGTTGATCCAAAGTCAACGAAAGATCAAATTAAGCGTGTTGTTGAGAATATTTACGATGTAAAAGTGAAATCTGTAAACACTTTAAATCAAAGCGGAAAGGTAAAATTTTTCAAACAAAGAAAAGGTAAGAGATCAGATTTCAAAAAAGCATATGTAATGCTAGAAAAGGGTTCAAGAATCGAGCTTGATCTCTTCAAGAAGGAGGGTGAAAATGCTCAAGTATAG
- the gyrA gene encoding DNA gyrase subunit A — translation MSNEEIKKIPLEEEMQRSYLDYAMSVIVARALPDVRDGLKPVHRRILFAMKDNGWDHTKPHRKSARITGEVMAKYHPHGNAAIYDAMARMAQDFSLRTTLIDGQGNFGSVDGDPPAAERYTEARLEKVTQELLLDIDKNTVAFTENYDNSLMEPTVLPARFPNILANGAGGIAVGMATNIPPHNLGELLDACEALLGNPELTIRDLMQIVKGPDFPTGGTIIGTRGIYDAFSTGKGSITLRAKTEIETGKGDKESIIITEIPYQINKARLVERIAEMVRDKEIEGISEIRDESDRHGMRVVIEVKRDANAQILLNHLYKFTQMQVNFSSNVLALVKGKPQALSLKDCLVHFIDFRRDVIVRRTRFFLEKARARAHLLIGFVMALTNLDKVIEMIKRAKDKKEALVELMSHKFDVDQITPYLEVLHEPMENAHHLTERQAVAILELRLHRLTAMEQKDIKDELMQVTEDIRDYIDILSSKQRVDNIMIDEWKYIKDTYPSPRKTLIEQDEAEFNVIDLIPKEDMVVTVSLSGYVKRVPTSTYRAQARGGKGKKGMSMKEDDIISDIFIANTHSQLLFFSSFGKVYRLPVYQLPQGNPQSKGRALVNLLPLQSTEKISAILELSEENKDMSLAFVTSKGSVRRNSIQAFEYIPSSGKRAILLEDGEKLVSVKECRDEQDIFLVTRKGMYVRFNATKVRIFQSRSSTGVRGIKVGADDEVVSVEILDSFNLDVDERAAYFKQARGQEDEGGLFADRHLEPLRFKELEEKEQMILTITSNGYGKRSSSFEYRTTHRGGVGSKAILLSAKNGELVGAASVKLHEEIILITDTGRLIRTSIDEIRIVGRRTQGVIVLRMAKGEKVVGFTKVSIDEDADSEEVESSEE, via the coding sequence ATGTCAAACGAAGAAATCAAAAAAATCCCCTTAGAAGAGGAGATGCAGCGGTCGTATTTGGATTATGCGATGAGTGTGATTGTAGCGCGTGCATTGCCAGATGTGCGAGATGGTTTAAAACCAGTTCACAGGCGCATCCTGTTTGCGATGAAGGATAATGGCTGGGATCATACAAAGCCACACAGAAAATCAGCGCGTATTACGGGTGAAGTGATGGCAAAATATCACCCTCACGGAAACGCAGCAATTTATGATGCAATGGCGCGTATGGCTCAAGATTTCAGTTTGCGAACAACGCTGATTGACGGTCAAGGTAACTTTGGTTCGGTAGACGGAGATCCTCCTGCGGCAGAGCGTTATACAGAAGCAAGACTTGAAAAAGTTACGCAAGAATTGTTACTGGATATCGACAAAAATACAGTTGCTTTTACGGAAAACTACGATAACTCTCTGATGGAGCCGACGGTTTTGCCGGCGCGTTTTCCGAATATTTTGGCAAATGGTGCGGGTGGTATTGCTGTTGGTATGGCCACAAACATTCCTCCACACAACCTGGGAGAGTTGCTAGATGCTTGCGAGGCTTTGCTTGGCAATCCAGAGCTAACAATTCGCGATTTGATGCAAATTGTAAAAGGGCCAGACTTTCCAACAGGTGGTACGATTATTGGCACGCGTGGTATTTATGATGCATTCAGTACAGGTAAAGGCAGCATTACGTTGCGGGCAAAAACAGAAATTGAAACAGGCAAAGGTGATAAAGAGAGTATTATCATTACGGAAATTCCCTATCAAATTAACAAAGCGCGTTTGGTTGAGCGTATTGCTGAAATGGTGCGTGATAAAGAGATTGAAGGCATTAGCGAGATCAGAGACGAATCAGATAGACATGGTATGCGAGTTGTTATAGAGGTAAAGAGGGATGCAAATGCGCAAATTCTTCTGAATCACCTCTATAAGTTTACACAGATGCAAGTGAACTTTAGTTCCAACGTATTGGCTCTTGTAAAAGGCAAGCCGCAAGCGCTTTCTTTGAAAGATTGTTTGGTGCATTTTATTGATTTTAGAAGAGATGTGATTGTTAGAAGAACAAGATTTTTCTTAGAGAAAGCTCGCGCTCGTGCACATTTGTTAATTGGTTTCGTAATGGCGTTAACGAATCTTGATAAAGTTATCGAAATGATCAAGAGGGCAAAAGATAAGAAAGAGGCTTTGGTTGAATTAATGAGCCATAAATTTGATGTGGATCAAATCACACCTTATTTGGAGGTTTTACACGAACCTATGGAAAATGCACATCATCTAACAGAGCGTCAAGCGGTTGCAATTTTGGAGTTAAGACTTCACAGATTGACTGCGATGGAGCAAAAAGACATTAAAGATGAGTTGATGCAAGTGACAGAAGATATCCGTGATTATATTGATATTCTTTCCTCAAAACAACGCGTTGATAATATAATGATCGATGAATGGAAGTATATTAAAGATACATACCCTTCACCAAGAAAAACGCTTATTGAGCAAGATGAAGCAGAGTTCAACGTTATAGACTTGATTCCAAAAGAGGATATGGTTGTAACTGTGAGTTTGAGTGGTTATGTTAAGCGCGTTCCAACTTCAACCTATCGTGCGCAAGCAAGAGGCGGAAAAGGCAAAAAGGGCATGAGCATGAAGGAAGATGATATCATTAGTGATATCTTCATTGCGAATACGCATTCGCAATTATTGTTCTTCAGTTCATTTGGAAAAGTATATCGTTTGCCGGTTTATCAATTACCTCAAGGCAATCCACAATCTAAAGGTCGCGCTTTGGTGAATCTGTTGCCATTACAATCAACAGAAAAGATTTCCGCAATCTTGGAGTTAAGCGAAGAAAATAAAGATATGTCTCTTGCATTTGTAACTTCAAAAGGTTCGGTGCGTAGAAATAGTATCCAGGCATTTGAATACATTCCATCCTCTGGAAAAAGAGCAATCCTTTTAGAGGACGGAGAAAAACTTGTTTCTGTTAAAGAATGTCGTGATGAGCAAGATATTTTCTTAGTGACACGCAAAGGTATGTATGTGAGATTTAATGCAACGAAAGTGCGTATATTCCAAAGTCGTTCTTCTACGGGTGTGCGAGGCATTAAGGTAGGAGCGGATGACGAGGTAGTATCTGTAGAAATTCTTGATAGTTTTAATCTGGACGTGGATGAGCGTGCGGCATATTTCAAGCAAGCTCGTGGACAAGAAGATGAAGGCGGATTGTTTGCGGACAGACATTTAGAGCCCTTAAGGTTTAAAGAGCTGGAAGAAAAAGAGCAAATGATCCTAACGATTACAAGTAATGGTTATGGAAAGAGATCCTCTTCGTTTGAATATCGCACAACACACAGAGGTGGCGTTGGTTCAAAAGCTATTTTGCTCAGCGCAAAAAATGGAGAACTTGTAGGCGCTGCGAGCGTAAAGCTGCATGAAGAAATTATTCTTATTACAGACACGGGGCGTTTGATTCGCACATCCATCGATGAAATTCGCATTGTGGGTCGTAGAACGCAAGGTGTGATTGTTTTAAGAATGGCGAAGGGTGAAAAAGTTGTTGGTTTTACCAAGGTGTCTATCGATGAGGATGCCGATTCTGAGGAAGTTGAAAGCTCTGAAGAATAA
- a CDS encoding O-methyltransferase, with protein sequence MSETSLMKAVREDIEHTDHKIYIEASKGQLLKLLAKTINAKIVLEIGTLYGYSTLWLQQGLSEGGKIHTIEKDAKRFQKASGYLGKFDNIKMHFGAASEVLEEFHEIVDMVFIDADKNNYLTYLEWSIRHLRKGGLLVADDTLLFGAVEGKACDQKVRVGTVEHMKAFNERIKKPPFESVMLPYEDGFTVALKVL encoded by the coding sequence TTGTCTGAAACATCTTTGATGAAAGCTGTAAGAGAAGATATAGAACACACGGATCATAAGATTTATATCGAAGCATCTAAAGGGCAACTCCTTAAACTTCTTGCGAAAACAATAAATGCTAAGATCGTTTTGGAAATCGGCACGTTGTACGGGTATTCAACGTTATGGCTGCAGCAAGGGTTAAGCGAAGGAGGGAAGATTCACACCATTGAAAAAGACGCAAAGCGTTTTCAAAAAGCATCAGGATATCTAGGTAAATTTGATAATATCAAAATGCATTTTGGCGCCGCATCGGAAGTTTTAGAAGAATTTCATGAAATAGTCGATATGGTGTTTATTGATGCGGATAAAAATAATTACCTGACATATTTAGAGTGGAGCATTCGGCATTTGAGAAAAGGTGGTTTATTGGTAGCGGACGATACCTTGTTGTTTGGCGCAGTTGAAGGTAAAGCATGCGATCAAAAAGTAAGGGTGGGAACAGTTGAGCACATGAAAGCTTTTAATGAAAGGATTAAAAAACCACCGTTTGAAAGTGTAATGCTGCCTTATGAGGATGGGTTTACAGTCGCATTGAAAGTATTGTAG
- the rplP gene encoding 50S ribosomal protein L16 — protein sequence MLSPKKTKFRKAFKGRISGVATAGAKVSFGSFGLKALAPERITSRQIEAARRAIRRHLRRVGRLWIRVFPDIPVSKKPAEVRMGGGKGSLEYWVVRVRPGRVLFELDGVSEDLARKAFELASAKLPISTTFVRREVR from the coding sequence ATGTTATCACCAAAGAAAACAAAATTTAGAAAAGCGTTTAAGGGTAGAATCAGTGGCGTTGCAACAGCGGGTGCAAAAGTATCTTTTGGTTCATTTGGTCTTAAAGCGCTTGCACCAGAGCGTATTACTTCAAGACAAATTGAAGCCGCAAGACGTGCTATCAGAAGGCACTTAAGAAGAGTAGGACGTCTCTGGATTAGAGTGTTTCCTGATATTCCTGTATCAAAGAAACCTGCTGAAGTTCGTATGGGCGGCGGAAAAGGTTCTTTAGAGTATTGGGTTGTGCGCGTACGCCCTGGAAGAGTATTATTTGAGCTAGATGGTGTCAGTGAAGATTTAGCGCGTAAAGCATTTGAGCTAGCAAGTGCCAAACTTCCAATTTCAACGACATTTGTAAGAAGAGAGGTGAGATAA
- the rplC gene encoding 50S ribosomal protein L3, giving the protein MLKGLMAKKLGMSQKFDENGRHIPVTLLKIDDHFVLEKKDNKLVLGVGETKETRVNKPQIGFLKKNKLPIVQTMKEFFCDDVSQYEIGQKIQADAFKDVAVIDVRAKTKGRGFSGVMKRHNFHGMRASHGVSISHRAHGSTGQCQDPGKVFKGKKMAGHYGDAYRTIRNLKIIEIDTENNVIVVGGAVPGPRNGSVMIKRAGV; this is encoded by the coding sequence ATGTTGAAAGGGTTGATGGCCAAAAAGCTTGGAATGTCCCAGAAGTTTGATGAAAATGGGCGGCACATACCCGTGACTCTATTGAAGATAGATGATCACTTTGTCCTAGAAAAGAAAGATAACAAACTTGTTCTAGGAGTTGGAGAAACAAAAGAAACGCGTGTAAATAAACCGCAGATCGGCTTTCTCAAGAAAAATAAATTACCAATAGTTCAAACAATGAAAGAATTCTTTTGTGATGACGTAAGCCAATACGAAATTGGGCAAAAGATTCAGGCAGATGCATTTAAAGATGTGGCTGTAATCGATGTTAGAGCGAAAACAAAAGGTCGCGGATTTTCTGGTGTTATGAAGCGTCATAACTTCCATGGTATGCGCGCATCTCATGGTGTGTCTATTTCACATAGAGCACACGGTTCAACAGGTCAATGTCAAGATCCAGGAAAAGTCTTTAAAGGCAAAAAAATGGCAGGGCATTATGGAGATGCATATCGCACAATTCGCAACTTGAAGATCATTGAAATTGATACGGAGAATAATGTGATTGTTGTAGGTGGCGCAGTGCCTGGCCCGAGAAATGGCTCTGTAATGATTAAGAGAGCAGGGGTGTAA
- the rpsC gene encoding 30S ribosomal protein S3: MGQKVNPISFRIGVNEIWDSNWFATRANYKDFLSADYNIRKKIKKTFRNAGISQILISRNEDQTKVQIHVLKTGMLIGKKGAEIERVKATIAPLIKNKLVLDIVEVKKADLNAAIAAHNIAIQLEKRISFRRAMRRVMMSAFKAGAKGIKVSCSGRLAGAEIARTEWYKEGRLRLHTLKSAVSYAVDTAYTTYGAIGVKVWIYTGEKHNYKMMTS, translated from the coding sequence ATGGGTCAAAAGGTCAATCCGATCAGTTTTCGTATTGGTGTTAATGAGATATGGGATTCTAATTGGTTTGCAACACGTGCGAACTACAAAGATTTCTTGAGTGCTGATTATAACATCAGGAAGAAAATCAAAAAAACTTTTAGAAATGCAGGAATTTCTCAAATCCTCATCTCAAGAAATGAAGATCAAACAAAAGTTCAGATTCATGTTCTGAAAACAGGTATGTTGATTGGTAAAAAAGGGGCTGAGATTGAGCGTGTGAAAGCGACAATCGCACCTCTTATCAAGAATAAGCTTGTTCTTGATATTGTAGAGGTGAAGAAAGCTGATCTAAATGCCGCAATTGCCGCTCACAATATTGCTATCCAATTAGAAAAAAGAATTTCTTTTAGGCGTGCGATGCGCAGAGTAATGATGAGCGCATTTAAAGCTGGTGCTAAAGGCATCAAAGTTTCTTGTTCAGGACGCTTAGCTGGCGCGGAAATTGCAAGAACGGAGTGGTATAAAGAAGGTCGTCTTAGACTGCATACATTAAAATCTGCTGTGAGTTATGCCGTGGATACAGCTTACACAACTTACGGTGCTATAGGTGTTAAAGTATGGATCTATACCGGTGAGAAGCATAACTATAAGATGATGACAAGCTAA